In Fusarium oxysporum Fo47 chromosome IX, complete sequence, the following proteins share a genomic window:
- a CDS encoding mitochondrial carrier domain-containing protein: MRVTNIVEEIEEGLREPQNSRDARVEKLWASLEPDHTGELDLKGLRKGLRRIDHPMKNADDMLKRIMEEVDQNGDGKIQYNEFRKFVENAERQLFALFRSIDKDGNGKLDKLELQTAFKNAGLTLSNRRLTEFFDDMDLNNDGYVTFDEWRNFLLFMPPHDHDSQLHAVLDFYYSVVSVTPEGDTLVSEETLEGLGTDGFRSLFITLFGSLLRVAFPYDFPRPIPSPDRTSTSVSQPSTSNPDESPNQTENMATAAAVSYPDYDDAATEISQEIAETLTQHVDDGTHGPEHEHTTGASTAVHKKFRLTQFVPDPGYFLAGAIAGGVSRTATAPLDRLKVYLLVNTSSRTETAGAALRQGRPLAALKNAAKPFGDAFRDLVRSGGVRSLFAGNGLNVIKIMPETAIKFGSYEAAKRALANFEGHGDPKHLSSWSKFASGGFAGMIAQASVYPLDTLKFRLQCETVKDGLQGAALVRQTAVKMYADGGVRACYRGLTMGLVGMFPYSAIDMGTFELLKKSYKSYYARKNNVHEDDVKPGNIATGIIGATSGAFGASVVYPLNVVRTRLQTQGTAMHPATYTGIWDVTRKTIQREGYRGLYKGLTPNLLKVAPALSITWVVYENSKRILGLS, encoded by the exons ATGCGCGTGACAAACATCGTGGAGGAAATCGAAGAGGGGCTTAGGGAGCCCCAGAACTCTCGCGATGCTCGTGTCGAGAAGCTCTGGGCGAGCCTCGAGCCTGATCATACTGGTGAACTTGACCTAAAAGGTCTGCGGAAGGGGCTTCGAAGGATTGACCATC CCATGAAGAATGCCGACGATATGCTGAAACGTATAATGGAAGAGGTGGATCAAAACGGCGATGGCAAGATACAATATAACG AGTTCCGAAAATTTGTCGAAAATGCAGAGCGCCAGCTTTTTGCCCTATTTCGATCAATTGATAAAGATGGGAATGGAAAATTGGACAAACTTGAGCTTCAAACAGCTTTCAAGAATGCCGGACTCACACTATCGAACCGCCGCCTTACCGAGTTCTTCGATGATATGGACCTCAACAATGACGGTTATGTCACATTTGACGAATGGCG AAACTTCCTGCTATTTATGCCGCCCCACGACCATGACTCCCAACTTCATGCCGTACTTGACTTTTACTACTCGGTGGTCAGCGTGACTCCAGAAGGAGACACACTTGTGAGCGAGGAAACATTAGAGGGTCTAGGTACGGACGGCTTCCGCTCTCTTTTCATCACCCTTTTCGGCTCTCTTCTACGAGTCGCTTTCCCCTACGATTTCCCAAGACCTATACCTTCACCCGACCGGACATCGACTTCCGTCAGTCAACCCAGCACCTCAAATCCGGATGAGTCCCCGAACCAGACCGAGAACATGGCTACCGCGGCCGCAGTCTCATATCCCGACTACGATGATGCAGCTACCGAGATATCGCAGGAAATCGCCGAAACGCTTACACAACACGTCGACGATGGCACCCATGGACCTGAACATGAACACACCACTGGAGCTTCAACAGCAGTGCACAAGAAGTTTAGACTAACACAATTTGTACCCGATCCAGGCTACTTTCTAGCAGGTGCCATCGCCGGTGGAGTGTCGCGTACGGCTACTGCGCCTCTCGATCGGCTGAAGGTCTATCTGCTTGTGAATACGTCCAGTCGTACCGAGACCGCAGGTGCAGCACTTCGACAAGGCCGTCCTCTCGCTGCTCTGAAAAACGCAGCAAAACCGTTCGGCGATGCTTTTCGAGATCTTGTTCGGTCAGGGGGTGTTCGAAGCCTTTTTGCTG GAAACGGCCTCAATGTCATCAAAATCATGCCTGAGACGGCCATTAAATTTGGTTCGTATGAAGCGGCAAAACGCGCACTTGCCAATTTCGAGGGCCATGGTGATCCAAAGCATCTCAGCTCGTGGTCAAAATTCGCCTCAGGTGGCTTTGCTGGCATGATAGCACA GGCTTCGGTTTACCCCCTTGATACCCTCAAGTTCCGCCTACAATGTGAGACTGTCAAGGACGGTCTTCAAGGTGCGGCTTTGGTTCGCCAGACCGCTGTGAAAATGTATGCAGATGGTGGTGTGCGTGCCTGCTATCGAGGATTGACCATGGGACTCGTGGGAATGTTTCCCTACAGTGCTATCGACATGGGCACTTTTGAACTACTAAAAAAGTCTTATAAGTCGTACTATGCTCGGAAGAACAACGTCCATGAAGACGATGTCAAACCCGGAAACATTGCCACGGGAATCATCGGCGCCACATCTGGAGCCTTTGGAGCCAGCGTTGTCTACCCCCTGAACGTAGTGCGAACACGACTTCAAACCCAGGGCACGGCCATGCATCCCGCAACATACACTGGTATCTGGGACGTAACGAGGAAAACGATTCAACGAGAAGGGTATCGAGGCTTATACAAGGGCCTTACACCCAACCTTCTGAAGGTCGCTCCCGCCTTGAGTATCACTTGGGTGGTGTACGAGAATTCCAAGAGAATTCTTGGATTGAGCTAG